The genomic region TGTCTCGTTTATCGGCTCCATCACGGTCGTTGCCTGCACCTCGGTAAGTTCCATACGGTAGTGGTTCTCCGTGACCGCGACGACAAACCCGTTGCCGTCATACAGCTCGCGGTTCTCTTCGTCGATGTCATGGAACGCTCTGGGCAGCGTGCTTGCGTCCTCGCCACGGACCGTGAATTCGACCCGTTCCATACGAAGCCATGGCGTGGGCTGGGAGAAAGTGATTTTGAACCGGGGGTAGCCATGGTTCTGACTGCGTTTTCTTGAGCCCACACCTGACTGTTTATGTCGCCACGGCTGACCAGACACGGTTTTAGGCATCGAACGTCAAGCGAGGGGTATGACTGACCCCGAGACGCTCGACGTGACCATCGTCGACGGCTACGTCGACGAGCCCGCACACTTCGGGGTGCCGCCGTACATCTCGACGTACCCGCGGTACGCTGCCGGCGCGCTCGTCGATGCCGGCGTCCCCCAAAAGCAAATAACGTATCACACTATCGACGAACTCCGGGAGGACAACGCGGTCTGGCGAGACATCGAGGACGCCGACCTCATGGTGTACGTCGGCGGCATGACCGTTCCCGGCAAGTACGTCGGCGGGACCCCGGCGGAGCCCGACGAAGTGCGCGAGCTGGCCTGGACGGCCAACGGGACCTCGATCATGGGCGGCCCGGTCCGCTTCGGCGTCGGCGAGGCCAACGAGGGTGCGAGCGAGACAGCCCGCGATGACCTCGATTTCGACTTCCTCGCCATGGCGGACGTGGAGGCTGCGGTCTACGACCTCGTCGACTCCGGTCTGGAAGGGTTCAACGACCGGTACCGGGATATCGAGGAGGAGACACGCTGGGCACGTTCCGGCGCGTTCGTCGTCGAACAGCACCCGAACCACCCGGAGTACCTCATCTGCGAAATGGAGACCTCACGGGGCTGTCCGTACCGGTGTTCCTTCTGTACGGAGCCGATGTACGGCAACCCGGACTTCCGGCCGCCAGAAAGCGTCGTCGACGAGGTCGACGCCCTCTCGGACCGCGGTGTGAAGCACTTCCGGCTTGGCCGGCAGGCCGACATCCTCGCGTACGGCGGTGACGGCGAAGCGCCGAACCCCGACGCGCTCCGGCGGCTCTACGGCGGTATCCGCGATGTCGCGCCGGATTTGGAGACGCTACATCTCGACAACATGAATCCCATTACGGTTGTGAAGTGGCCCGAGAAGGCCCGCGAGGGGATTCGAATCATCGCCGAGCACAATACGCCCGGCGACACCGCCGCGTTTGGCCTGGAGTCGGCCGACCCGAACGTGATGAGCGACAACAACCTCAACGTCACCGCCGACCAGTGTTTCGAGGCGGTGAAAATCGTCAACGAGGTGGCCGGCTGGCGACCCGGAGGAGAGAAAGACACCGCTCCCAACTTCAGCGACGACGCCGCCCGCCGGCTTCCGAAGCTGCTGCCCGGCATCAATCTCGTCCACGGACTGAAAGGCGAGACGCGGGAGACCTTCGAACACAACAAGCGATTCCTCCAGCGGGTGTACGACGAGGGGCTGATGCTCCGGCGGGTGAACATCCGACAGGTGATGGCCTTTGAGGGGACCGACATGGCCGATACCGGCGCGGAGATTGCCAAGGACCACAAGCAACTGTTCAAGCAGTACAAACAGGAGGTCCGGGAGACCATCGACAACCCGATGCTCCAGCGGGTCGCGCCGCCGGGGACAGTGCTGCCCGATGTGCACCTGGAGTACCATCAGGACGGCAAGACCTTCGGCCGTCAGCTCGGAACCTACCCGCTCCTCGTGGGCATTCCGGGCGAGCGCGAACTCGGCAGTGTCGTCGATATTGCGGTCACCGATCACGGCTACCGGTCGGTTACCGGCGTCCCCTACCCGCTGGACCTCAACAGCGCATCGATGAACGAACTCACTGAGATTCCCGGCATCGGCCGGAGCACTGCCGGTGACGTGGTGGTGAACAGACCCTACGAGTCGGTCAGGGACATCGACATCGCGTCCATCGAGCGATTCGCGACCACCCAGTCGCAGGAAGGCGCTGACTAACGGCGACTCTGGTCCCATCAGCGCATCGAACGGAAAGTACTTTTCACTCCGGAGATGACCAAGAGCGTATGACTGCGGTCGAGGTGAGCGTCGTTCTCCCTGCCTACAACGAAGCAGACACCATCGAGCAGACAGTGTCGACAACACTCGAGACGCTCGCCTCGTTTCTCCCCGAAGACACGTATGAGGTCATCGTCGCAGAGGACGGCTGCTCGGACCGCACGCCCGAAATCGCGACCCAACTCGCGAACGAGGACAGCCGGGTCCGACACGTCCACAGCGACGACCGCCTCGGCCGCGGCGGCGCGTTAGAGTACGCCTTCGATCAGGCTGCCGGCGAGACCTTGGTATATTTCGATACGGATCTCGCGACGGATATGTCGCATCTCGAAGAACTCGTCAACGCCATCCGCGTCGACGGCTACGACGTGGCGACGGGCTCACGGTGGATGCCCGAAAACCGAGCTGACCGGCCCGCAAAGCGTGGGATTCCGAGCTTCGGCTACAACACGCTCGTCCGGACGGTCCTCCGCTCGGACCTCAAAGATCACCAGTGCGGGTTCAAGGCTTTCGACCGGCAGGCACTGGAAACGCTGTTGCCCCTCGTTCAGGACGAGCACTGGTTCTGGGACACGGAGCTACTCGTCAGGGCTCAGCGCAACGGCTACCGTGTAACGGAGTTCCCTGTGGACTGGACACCGAAGGGCGATTCGAAGGTCGACATTGTCCGGGACGTGTTCGGTATGGGGAGCCAGATACTCCGGACGTTCTGGGAACTGTCAATCAGCCCTAGGATCTCTCGGGAGGTATCGCTCGGTGCGGGCACAATGCTTGTCGTCATTGCCCTCCTGTTGATGACGCAGTATCTCGACCCCGACCGAGTTCTTGCGGAGATGGCGGGCGCAGCACCGGAAATCGTCGCGCTGAGCGCTGTCGTCTACGCCATCTCGTGGCCGGTCCGGGGCATCCGCTACCGGGATATCCTCGTCTCGATGGAGTATCGGGAGCGATGGGGCTTCCTGACGGGCGCGATATTCATCAGCCAGACCGGGAACCTCGTGTTCCCGGCACGAGCCGGTGACGCGGTCCGGGCGTACGTGATCAAAGCCCGCCGTTCGATTCCGTATCCCTCCGGGTTCGCATCGCTGGCCGTTGAGCGGGTGTTCGACTTGTTGACGATAACGCTTCTCGCCGGCGTTGTCATGATCGGGCTGGCTGTAACGGGGTCAGCCGAGCAGTTGCTAACGGCGCTGACGGGCGATACCGTTGGCGGCGACGCAGCCAGCAGCGGACGGACCGCCGTGGCCGTGGCCGGTGGTGTCGGCCTTGCGGCCATCGGAGCGGTGGTGGCTATCGTCGCCAGTGCGCGGAGCGACCGGAACCTCGTTCGAGCGGTCATCGGCCGGCTGAGCAGCGACTCCTACGCCGACTACGTCGCCGGCGTTATCGAAGGGTTCGTCGGCGACGTACAGACGGTGGCCGCGGACGGGTCGGCCTTCACCCGTGTCGGCATCGGAAGCCTCCTCATCTGGACGTTCGATGTCATAACGGCCCTGATCGTCTTCGCGGCTTTCGGCTACAGCCTGACGCCGTCGCTGGTCGCCGTCGGCTTCTTCGCGGTCAGCGTTGGGAACCTCGCAAAGGTCCTGCCGCTGACACCCGGCGGAGTCGGACTCTACGAGGGCGCGTTCACCGTCATCGTCGCGTCGCTGACGCCGGTCGGCGTCGCCGCGGCCATTGGCGTCGCTATCGTCGACCACGCGGTCAAGAACGTCGTCACCATCATCGGCGGCGTCGCGTCGATGGCCTGGCTCAACGTTTCGCTGACGACGGCTGTCGAGGAGTCCCAGTCCGCCGAGGCTATCGAACCGGAAACAAACGACTAATCGCAGTTCTGACGCGCCCTGCAACAGCACCCTGTGATTACGGGGTATATTTGGCAATAGGGAGTGACAGCAGAGGCGACACCGCCAGCCATTGCATGTGATTATAACCGGGTTGTGGGAACTCGCCATAAAATACCCGGCATCGATTATATGAATGGTCATGCGAGCGATGCACAAACGTGGGTTTCGTGACGTGTATCGGTGGTCTCCATGACAATACCGGAATGTTTTAATGACTTTCGTTCGAATACAGTGTTACCGACTGCCTCCGGGTTCTGTGATGTCTCCCACCCGGTGAGCACCCGCCTTCGCAACCAATGAGTGAACACACACGGACGCGACAGCAGCGTGAAGAACAGACGACGGAGTCGACGGAATCGGAGAGCACAGCGTGCCCGGAGTGCAGTGGCTCGCTCGTTATCGACGACGAACACGGCGAAACAGTCTGTGAAGACTGTGGGCTGGTCGTCGAGTCCGACGAAATCGACCGCGGCCCCGAGTGGCGCGCGTTCGACTCCAGCGAGAAAGACGAAAAGTCCCGCGTCGGCGCGCCGACGACGAACATGATGCACGACAAGGGGCTGTCGACCAACATCGACTGGCGTGACAAGGACGCCTACGGGAACTCCCTGTCAGGCAAGCAGCGCCAGAAGATGCAGCGCCTGCGCAAGTGGAACGAGCGGTTCCGGACCCGCGACTCCAAGGAACGGAACCTCAAACAGGCCCTGGGTGAAATCGACCGGATGGCCTCCGCGCTCGGACTGCCCGAAAACGTCCGCGAGACGGCCAGCGTTATCTACCGCCGCGCACTCGATGAAGACCTGCTGCCCGGCCGCTCCATCGAGGGCGTCTCGACGGCCTCCGTCTACGCTGCCGCGCGTCAGGCCGGTGTCCCGCGCTCGCTCGACGAGATCACGGAGGTCTCCCGGGTCGAAAAGAGCGAAATCGCCCGCACCTACCGCTACGTCGTCCGCGAACTCTCGCTCGAAGTGCGCCCCGCCGACCCCGAGAGCTACGTGCCGCGCTTTGCCTCCTCGCTGGAACTGTCCGACGAGGCCGAACACCGCGCCCGCCAGCTCCTCCAGAACGCCAAGGAGCAGGGCGTCCACTCCGGAAAGTCGCCGGTCGGTCTCGCCGCCGCTGCAGTGTACGCCGCCGCCCTGCTGACCAACGAGAAGACGACGCAGGCAGCCGTGTCTGAGGTCGCCGACATCTCCGAGGTCACTATCCGCAACCGGTACCACGAACTGCTGGAAGCCGAGCAGGACCTGCCTGTCGCGTAAGCTCGGTATTTGCGTCGCATCACTGTGAGGGCTGTTTTTGTCATCCGTTGTCACACGCAGAGCGTGTACTCCGTCGACCGATAACCACAAGACTAGAGTCATCTCATCCGCTGGGACCGGTATGGAGACGACACACCGGGTTCGAACCGGTGACGCCCGCACACTCGAGTGTCCCGACGACAGCGTCGAACTGGTAGTCACGTCCCCTCCCTACCCGATGATCGAGATGTGGGACGACATCTTCACCGAACTGGACCCCGACATCGGAGCGGCGCTGGACAACGGAGACGGTGACCGGGCGTTCACGATGATGCACGACGTACTCGATGCGGTGTGGGCGGAGATAGAGCGCGTGCTGGTTCCCGGCGGCATCGCCTGCATCAACGTCGGGGATGCGACGCGGTCTCTGGAGGATGGGTTTCGCTCCTATCCAAACCACGCAGAGATAACCGACCGGCTGACTGACCACGGACTACGCGCGCTGCCCGATATTCTCTGGCGGAAACCGACCAACAGCGGCGCGAAATTCATGGGCTCGGGGATGGTGCCGCCGAACGCCTACCCGACGTTAGAACACGAACACATCCTCGTGTTCCGTAACGGGAAGCGCCGCCGCCTCGAACCGGGCGCAGACCATCGCTACGAGAGCGCCTATTTCTGGGAGGAGCGCAACGAGTGGTTCTCCGATCTCTGGGAACTGCCCGGCGAGACGCAGGATCTCGATGACGGGCTTCGGGACCGCTCGGGTGCCTTCCCGCTGACCGTGCCGTACCGACTCATCTCGATGTTCTCGGTGTACGGCGATACCGTACTCGACCCATTCCTTGGGACCGGGACAACGACGCTGGCGGCGATGGTCGCTGGCCGGAACTCGGTGGGTGTGGACCGCGACCCGGACCTGTTGTCGGCGCTCAAGGAACGGGTCGCCACCGCCCCGGAGCGTTCTCGAACCATCGCTCAGGAACGTCTCGCCAGCCACCGCTCGTGGGTAGAGCAGCGGCGTGCTGACGGAAAGGAGCCGGGCTACGAGGCCGAGAAGTACGACTTTGCCGTCAACACGAAACAGGAACAACGGATCCAGTTCTACGCGGTCGACGCCGTTACGGAGACCGATGACGGCTTCCGGGCCGTCCACGAGCCGGTCGAGTAAGCGCGGCTTTTTGTGCGACTCCGTCGAAGCCGACCTATGAACTTCGAGTCATTCACCCTGCTCGCTGCCACCGACGACCTCGGGGTGGAGCCGGCCGCCCGCGCTGACGCCGACGGGTTGGAGCTACGGATGGACTTCGCTGACGAGCCGCTGGCACAGCTGGACGCCTACGACGGTGAACTTCCGGTACTCGTCACGAACCGGCCGACGTGGGAAGGCGGCGAGGCCGCCGACACCGCGGGTCGCCTCGACGTGCTCGAAACCGCGCTCGACCACGACGCCGTGACGGCTGTCGACCTCGAACTCGCAGCGCTGGAGGGAGCCGGCGACCACGACGCCGGCCGCGTCGCCGACGTTGCCCGCGACCACGGAGCGTCCGTCGTCATCTCGACGCACAACTTCGAGTCGACACCTGACCGTGACGCGATCGTGAATCGACTCGAACGGGCCTGTGCTCGCGGTGACGTTGGGAAGATGGCGAGTACGGCTCAGTCGCCGGACGACGTACTGGCGATGCTCGGGGCAACCCGCGAACTGACTGCCGACGGCGAACAGGTCGCCACGATGTGTATGGGTGCGGCCGGTCGGCACTCCAGAGCCGTCGCCCCGCTGTACGGCTCCCGCATCGGCTACGCACCGGTCGACCCCGCTGACGCGACCGCTCCGGGTCAGTACGACCTCGCGACGCTCCGGACGCTGGTCGGACAGCTACAGAGCGACGCCTGAGCCAGTAGCTGCCGTCACGGGGCTTTCGTCCGGACAGTGATCCTTCGGAAGATATAGGGGTATGCGAGATAGATTCGCCGAGTATGACTGACAAAGGACGCAAGCGGCCGCTGCTGGCCGTGGTGCTTGCGTTCATCTTCCCTGGGTTGGGCCACTTCTACCTCCGTAAGTGGGTACGGGGACTGCTGTGGCTCGGATTACTGTTCATGCTGTCTGTGGTGTTCGTCGCTACTGGCGCTATCGACCCAGTCACCCAGCTAAGCCTAGAGGCTATCTCATCGTCGTATCAGTCCAGACCTACCGAGGTGACAATCGGTTCGGTCGTGATCACGACGCTCAACGTCGTCGACGCCTACTGGGTGGCAGTCAACGAGAACCAGACTCAAGAGGTCGAAGCTGGCATGACGTGTCCGAACTGCGGCAAGGAACTCGACGAAGACATCGACTTCTGTCACTGGTGTACGACGCAATTGGAACCGATCGAGGCGGATCAGCAGTAACCTTTGGGTTGCGGTCAGCCCCGAACTGAGTCGGCTTATTTTTCGATGATGCTCTCTTCAATCCGCTCGCCGAAGTGCGTCGCCGTGTCCTCGTGGTGAATGAGGATTTCGTCGCCGGGTTCGAGGTCCGTGACAGCGGTTCGCCCGTCCTGAGTATGGACCTTGATCGTCTCGGCGTTCTGGAGCAGCGTCTCGATGCGGTCGCCGTCTTCGGTTTCAGCCTGAACGCGGAACATCGGGCGCTTCTCGATTTTCGCGCGGCCGACGATGGCCTCACGGGTGCGTCCGTTCGCATTGACTATTTGGACCTCGTCGCCAGACTGGAGTTCCGAGAGGTACTTCGTGCCACCGTCAGGCGTTCGGACGTAAGCGTGGACCGCACCAGCGTTGACTCGGAACGGCCGAGAGGCGACGTATGGCGACTCAGCCGTCTCGGCGTGGACGAAAAAGAGCCCACGAGCCATCGACCCGACAAGCATCCCCTCATCGTGTTCCATCAGGCTGCCCGTGTCGATACAGACGCGGTCAGCGGAGCCGGTCTGCTCGATGGCGGTGACCTGGGCGTACTCTAGGTCGAGCGACTCCCGGCCCATCTCGTCACGGACTTCCACTGTCTTGCGGATTTCGTCGACTTCGTCGGTGTCCAGCAGGACGCCGTCGGCCCCCAGTTCCAGCGTCTCATAGGCCGTCCGGGCGTCCTCTGCGGTCCGGACGCCGGCGATGAGGTCCGTCTCCTCGCCGACGCGGGCGATGAGGTTTTCGAGCGGAATGATCTGCCAGTTCTCGCCGATGACAATCGTGAAGTCAGCCTCGGCGGCGACCGCTTCTGCGAAGGCCTCGTAGTCCTCGTCGAAGATGCGGACGTAGCCGCCGTCGGGGGCAGCCCCGTTCTGCCGCAACGTCGAGAGGTCCGCGGAGCCGGAGAAATCGGACGGAAGGTCGACCGTCCCGTCGCCTTCGCCGTCTTTCCCGACGATGGTCGCATCGGCCTCTGAGTCCTCCGCCTCGGACTCCATCACGTGGACATCGCCGTTGGTGAACGCGGCGATGTTTATCTCGCCAAGTTCCGAGACGCGGTCGACGTCTTCCTCATCGACCAGTACCCAGTCGACGCCGGCCTCGATACCGGCGGTGATCCGGCGTTTCCGTGTCTCCCAATCGCCGACCTCGCTGTCGGCTTTGAGCCAGACGCTTCGAGTCATACGCCCACGTCCGCAACGGTGGGGCTTGAACGTGGCGGAACCCGGGTCGGCCTGTCAAGTGACAGACGGGGAAGGGATATGCGCACGGCAGGCGATATTTGTTGGATGTCCTGATATTGGAATCTTGAGGGTGCAAGATTTGTTATTTATTCCAAATAATCGTAATTAATTGTTGGCCAATGGACTTATCAATGAGCATTACTAATAAAGTATCTACATAATACAATCCAGCTACAGATGGTTACTAACCATGTCTACACAATTGCCGGGGCGAAAGGGGGGATCGGAAAGACGACGTCCAGCATCAACCTCGGCACACTGCTGGCGAAGGCCGGATACTCGACCGTCGTCGTGGAGATGGACCTTGCGATGGCGAACCTCGTCGACTTTCTCGATGTCGACATCGACACCGACGAGGATGCGACGTTTCACGACGTGCTCGCCGGCGAGGCGGCAGTCACAGAGGCGATGTATGAGACTGACGCTGACCTGTCAATCGTGCCGAGCGGGACCACGCTCGAAGGGTACGCGGACACCGACCTCGACCGACTTCCCGGCATCGTCGAAACCCTCCGGTGGCACCACGACATCGTCCTGTTGGACACCCCGGCAGGACTGAGCAAGGAGACGATTCGGCCGCTCAAGCTCGCCGACGACGTGTTGCTCGTTTCGACACCGCGAGTGGCGTCGATACGGAACGTTTCGAACACGAAAGAACTCGCAGCGCGGGTCGAAGCGCCGGTTCGGGGCCTCATTCTCACGAAATCCGGGACGGGCGCGTCGCCGGGTGCCGATGAAATCTCGGAGTTCCTCGATGTCGAACTGCTCGGCCACGTGCCGGAAGACGACGCCGTCCCGCACTCTCAGGACAGTGGTACACCCGTCGTTCGGAACGCACCCAGCAGCAGCGCTGCGATAGCCTACGAGCGGATCTCGGAGCGGCTCGTCGATACGGAGAAGGCGTCAACCGCCTCCACGGCAGACGCGGCCAGTCTGGGAGAACTATCCGACTTGGACGACCCAGAGCCGACGACCCGGCCAGCGGAACAGCCACCACAGCGGCACATCCACGGGACAACGGACGGCGGCAAGACAGTCCACCCATCGGACGCAATCAGGGACAACAGCGACCTGACCGGTCCAGCACCAGCCAAGCAGGACAGGGCGGGCGAGCCGCCAGCGGAGGACATAGCTGAATCGACCGATCTCGGTAAGCCAGCCACTTCGGAGGCGGACGCCGAAGACGAAGCCGAAACCACGTCGATAATCGACGGGACTGATCTGGTGGAAAGCGAATCAGGACTGGTCGACGGGCCGGAGCAGGATGCCGACGCGCCGGAACAGGAAGCCAGTGACTCGCCGTCGGACGCTCCCAGCGAGAGCGATGCGGATGCCAGCGACGGAGACGAAGCTAACGGTTTCGGCCAGAGAATGCGGTCACTGTTTGGCTTTTAGGCCTCGACGGCCAGTCCGGCCTCGCGGAGCGCTTCCTCGGTGGTGGCGTCGTCGTGGACAACGGCGGAGACGGCACGGGCAATCTTCTCGGGTTCGTCGTGCTGGAAAATAGAGCGGCCCATCGAAACGCCGGAGGCCCCAGCGTCCATCGTTCCCCGAACCATCCGGACGGTGTCCTCGTCACTCCCCTTCGAGCCGCCAGCGATGACCACCGGCAGCGACGTAGACTCGACGACGTGCTGGAACGTCTCGGCGGAGCCGGTGTAGCCGGTCTTGACGATGTCCGCGCCCAGTTCCTCGGCCAGTCGGACGGCGTGGCCGACGGATTGATTGTAGTCCTCGTTCTCGGCGTCGATGTCGGGGCCGCGGGCGTAGGCCATCGCCAGCACCGGCAGGCCGTACTGGCTGGCTTCGGTCGTCAGTTCTGAGAGCTCTTCGATCTGTTCGGGTTCGTACTGACTGCCGACGTTGATATGGAACGAGACGGCGTCGGCCCCGGCGCGGATGGCGTCTTCCACCGTCCCGGTGGTCCGCTTGTCCTGCTCGTCCGGGCCGATAGTAGTAGAGCCATTGAGATGCGTGATATAGCCCGCGTCGTTCTTGTTCGGATGGACGCGTCCGGCGATGCCACGCTGGGTGAGGACGGCATCCGCGCCGCCGCTGGTAACCGCATCAATCGTTGATTCGATGTCTTTGAGGCCCTTTACAGCCCCCATTGTGATGCCGTGGTCCATCGGGATGATGACGTATGTGTCGTCTGTCCCGATACGTTCGAGTCGTGCGCGTTTTCCTGCAGTCATGTTATGAGACAGTGTGGCAAGTACGATTATGTGCGTTCCGGTTGCGGTCGTTCTGCCGCTCCCCGGAGCGCGCCCTCTTTGAGTTCGCGAGCCTTCGCTTCGAGCCGGTCAGCCACGGTGTCGGTCGAATCGCCGTTCTCGTGGCCCTCTGCGACGATATCGACCAGTGCGGAGCCGACGATGACGCCGTCAGCGCCAGCGGACACAATTCGCTCGGCGTGCTCGCCGGTCTTGATGCCGAACCCGACGGCCTTTGGCACGTCCCAGTCTGAGAGGCGGGCCAGCGAGTCCTCGGTAGCGTCATCTACGTCCTCGCGCGCGCCGGTGACGCCCAGACGGGCCTGCACGTACACGTAGCCAGACACCTGTTCGAGCATCCGTTCGAGCCGGTCGCCCTTCGTCGTCGGCGCGACAATGAACACCAGATCGAGGCCGAACTCGTCGCAGGCCGTCCGGAGCGGGCCGGCCTCCTCTCCGGGCAGATCCGGGACGACGAGGCCTTCGATGCCGACCGCGGCGGCCTTCTCGACGAACGGTCGCGGACCTTCGCCCTCGCCATACTGATAGATGAGATTGTAGTAGGTCATACACACCAGCGGCACGTCCACGTCGAGGTCCTCGACGAACTCGAAGAAGCGGTCGGGTGTCATCCCGGCTTCCAGCGAGCGGACGATAGCGTTCTGGATGGTCTTCCCTTCCGCGATGGGCTCCGAAAAGGGCAGGCCGAGCTCGATGACATCTGCGCCGCCGCGGACCAACGCCTCGACGTATTCTAGCGACGCCTCGTAGTTTGGGTCGCCAGCTGCGAGATAGGGGACGAAAGCAGGCTCGTCAGCGAAAGCGCGTTCGAGCCCCATCAGAGGCCACCCCCGCCGACCCGCTCAAAGATAGACATATCAGGCGCGATATCGAGGTCGCGTTTGCTGGTTTCCTCGATAGCTATTTCGAGGTCCTTGTCACCGCGGCCGGAGACGTTGATGATAACAGAGTCACCGACTTCGTCGTGGTGCTCTTCGAGGTAACCGAAGGCATGGGCTGTCTCCAATGCCGGGATGATACCCTCGTCCTGAGAGAGGCGGTGGAACGCCTCCAGCGCGATGTCGTCGTCGACGTTGACCGGCGTGACGCGGTTCTCGTCGACGAGATGGGCGAGTTCCGGGCCGACACCGGCGTAGTCCAGCCCCGACGAAACGGAGTGGGATTCCATGATCTGGCCATCCGAATCCTGCAGGAGCTTCGTGCGCGCTCCGTGGAGCACGCCCTCGTCACCAGTCGAAAGGGTCGCGGAGTTCGGTGCGACGCCTTCCTCCTCGTCGACCTGCAGCGAGGAGCCGCCGGCCTCGACAGCGTAGAGGTCGACATCAGTGTCCTCGACAAAGTGCGCGAACATCCCCATCGTGTTCGAGCCGCCGCCAGCACAGGCCATCACGGAATCGGGCAGGCCGCCCATTTTCTCGATAGCCTGCTCGCGGGCCTCCTCTGAAATGACCGCCTGGAAGTCCCGGACCATTTTCGGGAACGGGTGCGGACCGACGATACTCCCGATGACGTAGTGGGTGTTCTCGACGGTGGTCGCCCACTCGCGCATCGTCTCAGAAATCGCTTCCTTGAGCGTGCCCCGGCCAACGGTGACGGGGACGACCTCCGAGCCGTTTATTTTCATCCGGAAGACGTTGGGGCGCTGTCGCGCGATATCGGTCTCGCCCATGTAGATCTCACAGGGAATATCCAGATGGGCCGCCGCCATCGCTGTCGCGGTGCCGTGCTGGCCTGCACCGGTCTCGGCAATAATCCGCTCTTTGCCCATGTACTTCGCCAGCAAGACCTGCCCGAGCGCGTTGTTGAGCTTGTGTGCGCCGCCGTGAAGCAGGTCCTCGCGCTTGAGGTACACGTCGGTGTCGTACCGGGCCGAGAGCTGGTCCGCGTACTGGAGCGGCGTT from Haloarcula sp. H-GB4 harbors:
- a CDS encoding transcription initiation factor IIB family protein; translation: MSEHTRTRQQREEQTTESTESESTACPECSGSLVIDDEHGETVCEDCGLVVESDEIDRGPEWRAFDSSEKDEKSRVGAPTTNMMHDKGLSTNIDWRDKDAYGNSLSGKQRQKMQRLRKWNERFRTRDSKERNLKQALGEIDRMASALGLPENVRETASVIYRRALDEDLLPGRSIEGVSTASVYAAARQAGVPRSLDEITEVSRVEKSEIARTYRYVVRELSLEVRPADPESYVPRFASSLELSDEAEHRARQLLQNAKEQGVHSGKSPVGLAAAAVYAAALLTNEKTTQAAVSEVADISEVTIRNRYHELLEAEQDLPVA
- a CDS encoding radical SAM protein, which encodes MTDPETLDVTIVDGYVDEPAHFGVPPYISTYPRYAAGALVDAGVPQKQITYHTIDELREDNAVWRDIEDADLMVYVGGMTVPGKYVGGTPAEPDEVRELAWTANGTSIMGGPVRFGVGEANEGASETARDDLDFDFLAMADVEAAVYDLVDSGLEGFNDRYRDIEEETRWARSGAFVVEQHPNHPEYLICEMETSRGCPYRCSFCTEPMYGNPDFRPPESVVDEVDALSDRGVKHFRLGRQADILAYGGDGEAPNPDALRRLYGGIRDVAPDLETLHLDNMNPITVVKWPEKAREGIRIIAEHNTPGDTAAFGLESADPNVMSDNNLNVTADQCFEAVKIVNEVAGWRPGGEKDTAPNFSDDAARRLPKLLPGINLVHGLKGETRETFEHNKRFLQRVYDEGLMLRRVNIRQVMAFEGTDMADTGAEIAKDHKQLFKQYKQEVRETIDNPMLQRVAPPGTVLPDVHLEYHQDGKTFGRQLGTYPLLVGIPGERELGSVVDIAVTDHGYRSVTGVPYPLDLNSASMNELTEIPGIGRSTAGDVVVNRPYESVRDIDIASIERFATTQSQEGAD
- a CDS encoding type I 3-dehydroquinate dehydratase, producing the protein MNFESFTLLAATDDLGVEPAARADADGLELRMDFADEPLAQLDAYDGELPVLVTNRPTWEGGEAADTAGRLDVLETALDHDAVTAVDLELAALEGAGDHDAGRVADVARDHGASVVISTHNFESTPDRDAIVNRLERACARGDVGKMASTAQSPDDVLAMLGATRELTADGEQVATMCMGAAGRHSRAVAPLYGSRIGYAPVDPADATAPGQYDLATLRTLVGQLQSDA
- a CDS encoding flippase-like domain-containing protein, giving the protein MTAVEVSVVLPAYNEADTIEQTVSTTLETLASFLPEDTYEVIVAEDGCSDRTPEIATQLANEDSRVRHVHSDDRLGRGGALEYAFDQAAGETLVYFDTDLATDMSHLEELVNAIRVDGYDVATGSRWMPENRADRPAKRGIPSFGYNTLVRTVLRSDLKDHQCGFKAFDRQALETLLPLVQDEHWFWDTELLVRAQRNGYRVTEFPVDWTPKGDSKVDIVRDVFGMGSQILRTFWELSISPRISREVSLGAGTMLVVIALLLMTQYLDPDRVLAEMAGAAPEIVALSAVVYAISWPVRGIRYRDILVSMEYRERWGFLTGAIFISQTGNLVFPARAGDAVRAYVIKARRSIPYPSGFASLAVERVFDLLTITLLAGVVMIGLAVTGSAEQLLTALTGDTVGGDAASSGRTAVAVAGGVGLAAIGAVVAIVASARSDRNLVRAVIGRLSSDSYADYVAGVIEGFVGDVQTVAADGSAFTRVGIGSLLIWTFDVITALIVFAAFGYSLTPSLVAVGFFAVSVGNLAKVLPLTPGGVGLYEGAFTVIVASLTPVGVAAAIGVAIVDHAVKNVVTIIGGVASMAWLNVSLTTAVEESQSAEAIEPETND
- a CDS encoding 3-dehydroquinate synthase II, giving the protein MTRSVWLKADSEVGDWETRKRRITAGIEAGVDWVLVDEEDVDRVSELGEINIAAFTNGDVHVMESEAEDSEADATIVGKDGEGDGTVDLPSDFSGSADLSTLRQNGAAPDGGYVRIFDEDYEAFAEAVAAEADFTIVIGENWQIIPLENLIARVGEETDLIAGVRTAEDARTAYETLELGADGVLLDTDEVDEIRKTVEVRDEMGRESLDLEYAQVTAIEQTGSADRVCIDTGSLMEHDEGMLVGSMARGLFFVHAETAESPYVASRPFRVNAGAVHAYVRTPDGGTKYLSELQSGDEVQIVNANGRTREAIVGRAKIEKRPMFRVQAETEDGDRIETLLQNAETIKVHTQDGRTAVTDLEPGDEILIHHEDTATHFGERIEESIIEK
- a CDS encoding site-specific DNA-methyltransferase, yielding METTHRVRTGDARTLECPDDSVELVVTSPPYPMIEMWDDIFTELDPDIGAALDNGDGDRAFTMMHDVLDAVWAEIERVLVPGGIACINVGDATRSLEDGFRSYPNHAEITDRLTDHGLRALPDILWRKPTNSGAKFMGSGMVPPNAYPTLEHEHILVFRNGKRRRLEPGADHRYESAYFWEERNEWFSDLWELPGETQDLDDGLRDRSGAFPLTVPYRLISMFSVYGDTVLDPFLGTGTTTLAAMVAGRNSVGVDRDPDLLSALKERVATAPERSRTIAQERLASHRSWVEQRRADGKEPGYEAEKYDFAVNTKQEQRIQFYAVDAVTETDDGFRAVHEPVE
- a CDS encoding DUF6677 family protein; this encodes MTDKGRKRPLLAVVLAFIFPGLGHFYLRKWVRGLLWLGLLFMLSVVFVATGAIDPVTQLSLEAISSSYQSRPTEVTIGSVVITTLNVVDAYWVAVNENQTQEVEAGMTCPNCGKELDEDIDFCHWCTTQLEPIEADQQ